A region from the Colwellia sp. PAMC 21821 genome encodes:
- a CDS encoding tail fiber protein — protein sequence MKTLKLIKLSCILGLTFTAISIPMKASACSSQPFLGGMCAFGGNFAIRSWAKAEGQLLAISSNTALFSLLGTTYGGDGRTTFGLPDLRGRSPIGQGRGPGLNDYRLGQRGGAETHTLNVLQMPVHNHTATTTTANVVDTSATTIALRALSARSSTNIPTDAVLANSPNRENIYNSGAPNVDMSADSIAFNLSVDVNSTSGTVVNNNGSSQAFSIRGPYLSLTWLIALQGIFPSRS from the coding sequence ATGAAAACATTAAAACTAATAAAGTTAAGTTGTATTTTAGGACTTACATTCACTGCTATCTCCATACCAATGAAAGCATCAGCCTGTTCTTCTCAACCTTTTCTTGGCGGAATGTGCGCTTTTGGTGGCAATTTTGCCATTCGAAGTTGGGCAAAAGCTGAAGGACAATTACTGGCGATTTCTAGTAATACGGCGTTATTTTCACTACTAGGCACAACTTATGGTGGCGATGGTAGAACAACTTTCGGCTTACCTGATTTGCGTGGGCGTTCGCCTATCGGTCAGGGACGTGGACCAGGACTTAATGATTATCGTTTAGGACAAAGAGGCGGTGCAGAAACTCATACCTTAAATGTTTTACAAATGCCGGTTCATAATCATACGGCAACGACAACAACGGCTAATGTTGTTGACACCAGTGCTACAACGATAGCATTACGTGCTTTGTCCGCCAGAAGCAGCACCAATATTCCCACTGACGCTGTTTTAGCCAATAGCCCTAATCGTGAAAATATTTATAATAGTGGTGCTCCTAATGTCGATATGAGTGCGGATTCGATTGCTTTTAATTTAAGTGTCGATGTAAATTCCACGTCAGGTACCGTAGTGAATAATAACGGTAGTAGTCAGGCTTTTAGTATTCGTGGACCTTACCTTTCACTTACTTGGCTAATAGCCTTACAAGGGATTTTTCCTTCGCGCAGTTAA
- a CDS encoding tetratricopeptide repeat protein translates to MNKQFKYHKIQGRLTIGLIYFMLLIFFNLPVFANDTDDWAGPLRNAQALLAKQQYEAALVAFKEQDSLENGLAQFNVALFYDLGWGIQPSRSIACQWYQKAAKNNMPGAMQALGQCFMQGEGVEQNKKLAYHWFVKAFEHGIADGACQAGELLLSGDGVKVDLIAGRQLCLEAAKNGALSAQIKLGKWYFYGQYFPQDYQLAFNWLHRVANEKSPSSAYLLAQFYDQGIGMDVNEILALRWYEIAALGKYQQAYMPTALLYWQAFTNAKDNQEQLLAKSYLWAKISSTSSELGSERMVAKKLLGQVLNQMPETWQESLDKKIINHLTEP, encoded by the coding sequence ATGAACAAACAATTTAAATATCACAAGATTCAAGGTCGATTAACTATCGGCCTTATTTATTTCATGTTACTAATATTCTTCAACCTGCCTGTTTTTGCTAACGACACTGATGATTGGGCTGGCCCATTGCGCAATGCTCAGGCATTACTCGCAAAGCAACAATATGAAGCCGCATTAGTAGCCTTTAAAGAGCAAGATTCTTTAGAAAATGGTCTTGCGCAATTTAATGTCGCGTTATTTTATGATTTAGGTTGGGGCATTCAGCCAAGCCGATCAATAGCCTGTCAGTGGTATCAAAAAGCTGCAAAGAATAATATGCCAGGTGCTATGCAAGCATTGGGGCAGTGCTTTATGCAAGGTGAGGGCGTTGAGCAAAACAAAAAGCTCGCTTATCATTGGTTCGTAAAGGCGTTCGAGCATGGCATAGCTGATGGAGCATGCCAGGCGGGTGAGTTATTGCTTAGTGGTGATGGTGTAAAAGTTGATTTAATTGCTGGGCGGCAACTTTGCCTTGAAGCTGCTAAAAATGGGGCATTAAGTGCACAGATTAAACTTGGTAAATGGTATTTCTACGGGCAATATTTCCCGCAAGATTATCAACTAGCTTTTAATTGGTTACACCGTGTTGCTAATGAAAAATCGCCTAGTTCAGCTTATCTATTAGCGCAGTTCTATGATCAAGGTATCGGCATGGATGTAAATGAAATCCTGGCACTGCGTTGGTATGAAATAGCGGCATTAGGTAAATATCAACAGGCTTATATGCCAACAGCGTTATTGTATTGGCAGGCGTTTACTAATGCAAAAGATAATCAAGAACAACTGTTAGCCAAAAGCTACTTATGGGCAAAAATATCCTCAACCTCATCTGAACTAGGGTCAGAAAGAATGGTTGCAAAGAAGTTGTTGGGGCAAGTTTTAAATCAAATGCCTGAAACGTGGCAGGAGAGTCTAGATAAAAAAATAATTAACCACTTAACCGAACCTTAA
- a CDS encoding PEP-CTERM sorting domain-containing protein (PEP-CTERM proteins occur, often in large numbers, in the proteomes of bacteria that also encode an exosortase, a predicted intramembrane cysteine proteinase. The presence of a PEP-CTERM domain at a protein's C-terminus predicts cleavage within the sorting domain, followed by covalent anchoring to some some component of the (usually Gram-negative) cell surface. Many PEP-CTERM proteins exhibit an unusual sequence composition that includes large numbers of potential glycosylation sites. Expression of one such protein has been shown restore the ability of a bacterium to form floc, a type of biofilm.) produces MKVLKSLLFIMGLFVITQAKAGFITTNELALDAIFSQSSFGSRPIDIRIGASTELIFPDLLDISSDREVFKLFNLHVGAFNVVNFYFIDSISACGIINVNIVGCGEFPGNDFVVESSFAAGRFGGELLAHELGHNLGLPHKSGQFLMNGLLNNNTTLTTDEVARIHNSFLVQNNGQTSDIEYWIDINPVLIVAIASTPVPEPSTLVLLLLSVGFLVRKNSLKSYQQLKSTLN; encoded by the coding sequence TTGAAAGTATTAAAATCACTACTTTTCATTATGGGATTATTTGTTATAACTCAAGCTAAAGCGGGCTTTATTACCACCAATGAACTTGCTCTAGATGCTATATTTTCACAATCGAGTTTTGGAAGTAGACCAATAGATATTCGTATAGGGGCATCAACAGAATTAATTTTCCCTGACCTTCTAGATATATCAAGTGACAGAGAGGTTTTTAAGCTATTTAATCTTCATGTAGGTGCATTTAATGTGGTAAATTTTTATTTTATAGACTCTATTAGCGCATGCGGAATAATAAACGTTAATATCGTCGGCTGTGGTGAGTTTCCAGGGAATGACTTTGTTGTAGAATCGTCGTTCGCCGCAGGTCGTTTTGGTGGTGAATTATTAGCTCACGAACTTGGCCATAACTTAGGATTACCTCACAAATCTGGTCAATTTCTAATGAATGGCTTGCTAAATAACAATACCACGTTGACCACAGATGAGGTTGCAAGAATACATAACAGTTTTTTAGTGCAAAATAATGGACAGACGAGCGATATAGAGTATTGGATTGATATTAATCCGGTGTTAATTGTTGCAATCGCTAGTACACCTGTTCCAGAGCCAAGCACATTAGTTTTATTACTGCTTTCTGTGGGATTTTTAGTTAGAAAAAACAGTCTTAAATCATATCAACAATTAAAATCTACCCTCAATTAG
- a CDS encoding 2OG-Fe(II) oxygenase yields the protein MNIAQAIPLGDDPTLFESLFELIASDIVDKGFSICPYALPENLTSLLLQHITQLPEDNFKRAGIGRAKDHVINDFIRTDEICWITGNTEAGGAWINWAGLLQNYLNKRLFLGLFSFESHFSHYAKGDFYKKHKDAFKGEDNRVLSVVVYLNPNWSAEDGGELIIYPPKSAQSSIIDNGKITVTPNFGTIVVFLSEEFPHEVLPALRDRYAIAGWFRLNTSIANNIDPPR from the coding sequence TTGAATATAGCTCAAGCTATTCCTCTCGGTGATGACCCAACATTATTTGAATCACTTTTTGAATTAATCGCGAGTGATATTGTCGATAAGGGTTTCAGTATTTGCCCTTACGCTTTACCTGAAAATTTGACTTCGCTATTGTTACAACATATTACTCAGTTGCCTGAAGATAATTTTAAGCGCGCTGGTATTGGTCGAGCAAAAGATCATGTTATTAATGACTTTATTCGCACCGATGAAATTTGTTGGATAACAGGGAATACCGAGGCAGGTGGTGCGTGGATAAACTGGGCTGGCTTACTGCAAAATTATCTAAACAAGCGCCTGTTTCTAGGCTTATTTTCTTTTGAAAGTCACTTTTCCCATTATGCCAAGGGCGATTTTTATAAGAAGCATAAAGACGCTTTTAAAGGTGAAGATAACCGTGTGTTATCTGTGGTGGTTTACCTTAATCCTAATTGGTCTGCAGAGGATGGCGGAGAATTAATTATTTATCCTCCAAAATCAGCACAATCAAGCATTATTGATAATGGTAAAATAACGGTAACACCAAACTTTGGCACCATAGTCGTTTTTTTAAGCGAAGAGTTCCCTCATGAAGTATTACCCGCTTTACGCGATCGTTATGCTATTGCGGGTTGGTTTCGTTTAAATACCAGTATTGCTAATAATATTGATCCACCGCGTTAG
- a CDS encoding PEP-CTERM sorting domain-containing protein (PEP-CTERM proteins occur, often in large numbers, in the proteomes of bacteria that also encode an exosortase, a predicted intramembrane cysteine proteinase. The presence of a PEP-CTERM domain at a protein's C-terminus predicts cleavage within the sorting domain, followed by covalent anchoring to some some component of the (usually Gram-negative) cell surface. Many PEP-CTERM proteins exhibit an unusual sequence composition that includes large numbers of potential glycosylation sites. Expression of one such protein has been shown restore the ability of a bacterium to form floc, a type of biofilm.), which produces MRKIIRICSILCALVFITPTATASLITSDLNITGNVEFDTVNSTFTTGNATQNADMSLVIGGGTSLTTIANITPTGVNPLGGTLTDYGDGVGVSAIASTTAGVTSEVPDFIFDIGFSLSNSSATDSYQIFFELAFSNFSDADGSDAFVDAEINLFNSLLDELFFSDLTSDTAFGDQKNGTALTSSGATLSDSGTFLFDITLLAGASNSFSALLKMDGGAFDNTSIFNARTSAFISVVSADNLTNTPQPPSPVPEPSTFILFFIAMLLLQVKRRAKN; this is translated from the coding sequence ATGCGTAAAATTATAAGAATTTGTTCCATTCTATGTGCTTTAGTTTTTATTACACCGACGGCTACAGCCAGCTTAATTACTTCAGATCTTAATATTACAGGTAATGTTGAATTTGATACGGTGAATTCAACTTTTACAACCGGCAACGCCACTCAAAATGCTGATATGTCACTTGTTATCGGTGGCGGTACGTCTCTCACCACTATTGCTAATATTACCCCTACGGGCGTCAATCCTTTAGGTGGAACACTCACTGATTATGGTGATGGCGTAGGCGTTAGTGCTATTGCGTCCACTACGGCTGGCGTCACTAGTGAAGTTCCTGACTTTATCTTCGATATAGGTTTTTCATTGAGCAATAGTTCGGCAACTGACAGCTACCAAATATTTTTTGAATTAGCGTTTTCAAATTTTTCTGACGCAGATGGCAGCGATGCTTTTGTTGATGCTGAAATTAACCTATTTAATAGTTTACTCGATGAATTGTTTTTTTCAGATTTAACTTCAGATACGGCTTTTGGTGATCAAAAAAATGGTACTGCTTTGACTAGCAGTGGCGCTACCTTATCTGATAGTGGCACATTCCTTTTTGATATTACGTTATTAGCGGGTGCTTCCAATAGTTTTTCTGCGTTATTAAAAATGGATGGTGGTGCTTTTGATAACACGTCTATTTTTAATGCTCGTACTAGTGCCTTTATTAGTGTTGTTAGTGCTGATAATTTAACTAATACGCCCCAGCCCCCTTCACCAGTTCCAGAGCCTAGTACCTTCATACTGTTTTTTATAGCGATGTTACTATTGCAAGTGAAACGTAGAGCAAAAAATTAG
- a CDS encoding ABC-F family ATPase, producing the protein MITTSNITMQFGAEPLFENISAKFGNGHRYGLIGANGCGKSTFMKILSGDLVPSSGNVSVSTGNKVSTLGQDQFAFEAHNVIDTVIMGDMPLWKVKQERDAIYAQAEMSEADGMRVGDLESEFAEMDGYTAESRAGEILLEAGIDESFHYGSMQQVAPGWKLRVLLAQALFANPDILLLDEPTNNLDIHTISWLEGELNKRKCTMIIISHDRHFLNSVCTHMADIDYGELRVYPGNYEFYLAQSGLLREQLLAGNDKKVAEIAELQDFVNRFGANASKAKQASSRAKKMDKIKLDDVKSSSRITPKIAFAPGKKMHRQALELENLSHGFDGKILFEKGDLLLEAGAKLAIIGENGVGKTTLLRCLMSELDHLEGVVKWSENASVGYCPQDSGSFFDNDLTLMEWMSQWRRPCHNDLSVRGMLGRMLFTDDDANKKARNCSGGEKNRLLFGMLMMADINVLIMDEPTNHMDIEAIDALNNALKDFEGTLIFVSHDREFVSSLATRIIDIKDKKLIDFQGSLDEYLDNQEQVKKIA; encoded by the coding sequence TTGATCACTACATCGAACATTACCATGCAATTTGGCGCAGAGCCGTTATTTGAAAACATTTCGGCTAAATTTGGCAACGGTCACCGCTACGGTTTGATCGGCGCAAATGGCTGTGGCAAGTCTACATTTATGAAAATACTGAGTGGTGATTTAGTGCCAAGCTCAGGCAATGTATCGGTAAGTACAGGCAACAAAGTCAGTACTTTGGGCCAAGACCAGTTTGCTTTTGAAGCACACAATGTTATTGATACTGTGATCATGGGTGATATGCCGCTATGGAAAGTTAAGCAAGAAAGAGATGCTATTTACGCACAAGCTGAAATGAGTGAAGCCGATGGTATGCGTGTTGGTGACTTAGAAAGCGAATTTGCAGAAATGGACGGTTACACCGCAGAAAGTCGTGCTGGCGAAATATTGCTTGAAGCAGGTATTGATGAGTCGTTTCATTACGGTTCAATGCAGCAAGTAGCACCGGGTTGGAAACTACGTGTTTTACTTGCACAAGCCTTGTTCGCAAACCCAGATATTTTACTACTCGATGAGCCTACCAACAACTTGGATATTCATACCATTAGCTGGTTAGAAGGTGAGTTGAACAAACGTAAATGTACTATGATCATCATTTCGCATGATAGACATTTCCTTAATTCTGTTTGCACACATATGGCGGATATTGATTACGGTGAACTACGTGTTTACCCAGGTAACTACGAGTTTTACTTAGCACAATCTGGTTTACTACGTGAGCAGTTATTAGCCGGTAACGATAAAAAAGTAGCAGAAATTGCCGAGCTACAAGACTTTGTTAACCGTTTTGGTGCTAATGCATCAAAAGCAAAACAAGCGAGTTCTCGTGCAAAGAAAATGGATAAAATTAAACTTGATGATGTTAAATCATCGAGTCGCATAACGCCTAAAATTGCTTTTGCTCCAGGTAAGAAAATGCACCGTCAAGCCTTAGAACTTGAAAATTTAAGTCACGGCTTTGATGGTAAAATATTGTTTGAAAAAGGCGACTTATTATTAGAAGCCGGTGCCAAGTTAGCAATAATTGGCGAAAACGGCGTGGGTAAAACTACCTTGTTACGTTGTTTAATGAGCGAGTTAGATCACCTAGAAGGTGTTGTTAAGTGGTCTGAAAATGCTTCAGTGGGTTATTGTCCACAAGACAGTGGTTCATTTTTTGACAATGACTTAACGTTAATGGAGTGGATGTCACAATGGCGTCGACCTTGTCATAACGATTTAAGTGTTCGTGGTATGCTAGGCCGTATGTTATTTACTGATGACGATGCGAACAAAAAAGCGCGTAACTGTTCAGGTGGTGAAAAGAACCGCTTGTTATTTGGCATGTTAATGATGGCTGATATCAATGTCTTGATCATGGATGAGCCAACCAACCACATGGACATCGAAGCGATTGATGCACTTAATAACGCGTTAAAAGACTTTGAAGGTACATTAATTTTTGTTAGCCATGACCGCGAGTTTGTTTCAAGCTTAGCAACACGTATTATTGATATTAAAGATAAAAAGTTAATTGATTTTCAAGGCTCGTTAGATGAATACCTTGATAACCAAGAACAAGTGAAAAAAATCGCTTAG